One genomic region from Labeo rohita strain BAU-BD-2019 chromosome 7, IGBB_LRoh.1.0, whole genome shotgun sequence encodes:
- the LOC127168255 gene encoding stereocilin isoform X4: MELRMAKLGIVVILLILEQVSANAGASKKDDQKEAILKELVEIWRKGGGWNPHRVQPPAERQKNQQIDSIVRSIMGGIKSLGVLSRKNKSLPSLSKAFDRNRLSGFLYNISMYLQEMSAELDDHEQPFGDDQFWENLLYSLLQTGRETSLGLWDGKIPPRPTFRLQDLFLSLRGSPHWNGLLGLVQSILTLTERQPQKPILTFISQNWKTISALLETVLQALVSGTYGQAVAGLQGFICVLKGRNDCAFNLSWLEQLISFMETRNWKPVVSLHPVSVESNQRDAALSTGRFKPFLVPPEVLREEQLLLNQSGTDSESLASMQALLLQALSRSSAGERAVQFAERNPGLLKGLDNLRHGFLHNVGRSVYGNLRRKVSYMTKALLDDVSSMVGEPQYSHHGRCSVGDLRQLILWGIRHNLTWNAQAMGFRSDGLPSRPSLMTCPSTEEETRTLKPLNSSRRPKLHQSQPKEQRAHEQSDSDPSPSAEILEAACNASIPGLTGVSNFTVFLYCNLFDGESGSQDPEVNHLGVDLHAACSDAAWYLSAAEEDFLWVHVCSEFFAHEFNRTVCANSTFWLQHAHQVEATRDYQYLNQSSIDDLCLQLSNDVSVGSPPDATEDCLTLLSSKTLTAQDFRRCFLPNNTALIASLCGNESSQIPQDGSWAAEYCSKVIPNQSHSSPKDNCDYLNWKVEYFMNTTALEICSSKAGLKDHICKNATLYLTLVREQPSLLDYCLNSEDKQGAKCVLQKLFDMLPAPYDFDTSQLCVNPLPILQDAIHKLTLCEGAVDERTGWLATVSYVLRVLDFVVGLSAGLDEGEREVRQSLGQAILLSSLQDNASFWATLRPDASISVLHTVAVFLKREQNHTLKEDLLSCFSPVLWDLIQREGNSSALRFLMQEYLQMPRESIRSVVMSAEKDAVKRFLSHVHQSWDQLQVETIQVSPKEQEAMETMTAAFIHKFPRVTPELFIDLSQFIPYMSVSDIMTFPASLMVNESVLMAISDHSSEMKSPQKQAFVKRLLQSSVAGDVPSWPPYFLSSILPLLPHLPVSHFQQLTSQQLTPLMEMLGNSSLDATRGRHVLRTVFGRAKNLTSDNIMRLGVLICYLNSDDLQQLLSSSKLSPVLWQQLAQCVSEGHVSGSGRLSHWLGMALKSLNASNLPASEMASLQGMLPQMGASFLEPLSSDELLDLVTLPGMPTFPPAQAFQILNKIAEETNFSANTLCRLKPLFTGLGPSFLRKLVVLESTPDCQCWSLMLADLQPAYQVMVHFALQQALERTSTNITQQLQCLLPFVSLKKLMSDLDGETVLHHISVYKHMPWSHQQAQMLFKMIQRTINITGESILDLGRIAGGMSCEWLKLWVNESGFSELLQFITKLPGGLRPGLRKCIVVELQKRPDIDLNDLEPSFAARLPLTMMEHLSNASLISVLDHVRQDFIDFLQLPRHKQTALAEKAIDVLGISENGLTGASMDMLGPFLPFLDRDVLAHVDQEALKLRLEELKQYCLPSDTFRQIAALLTERSMLGDPKTWTVGDVEHVGRLLFTLSPQQIRSLPLGDLGKDTVEQILMSQWLWKNSEVGKACMDLKGLREKMNGLTHRIVKGRWWMRRGPVPSCADIKGTFPSAWRSYQLNRMKKRELKTCVEFIGQDDALDAEQREALWMELRPVYKPVKQLKPEQVLELGCIVTEMGERELQAINFSNLAVVAHLGDLDGWSAKKMRAVVLGVMKRLKQKPEELGVVELVSFGHLLCGFSSSEISRLDPFNLSVAALFLGEMVLPCSEQQTEVLTSRLSNPLGFGPVSSWGSEVFTEIGTLAAGLEDMVLSALIKEQVEGLTPAAITLIPPRKFAVVFSATQLSWLNTEQACAVTEEQWAELDSEQRQALGMAQYEGELMLEHRGRNQAPLLQFAGSFRKCLLLFVCTLWILL, translated from the exons ATGGAACTAAGGATGGCCAAGTTGGGAATTGTTGTGATTTTGCTTATACTGGAACAAGTATCAGCCAATGCTGGAG CGAGCAAAAAAGACGACCAGAAGGAAGCGATTTTGAAAGAGCTTGTTGAGATATGGAGGAAAGGTGGAGGATGGAACCCACATAGAGTTCAACCACcagcagaaagacagaaaaatcaACAAATTGATTCCATAGTGAGGAGCATTATGGGAGGCATTAAATCTTTAGGTGTCCTGTCAAGGAAAAACAAGAGTCTCCCATCTTTAAGCAAAGCCTTTGATCGAAACAGGCTCTCAGGATTCCTGTATAACATCTCCATGTACCTGCAAGAGATGAGCGCTGAGTTAGATGATCATGAGCAACCTTTTGGCGATGACCAATTTTGGGAAAACCTGCTCTATTCTCTTCTTCAAACCGGAAGGGAAACGTCGCTCGGATTATGGGATGGGAAAATTCCTCCACGACCCACTTTCAGGCTTCAGGATCTGTTTCTGTCGCTCCGGGGCAGCCCGCATTGGAATGGACTTTTGGGGTTGGTGCAGAGCATTTTAACCCTCACTGAACGGCAGCCCCAAAAACCCATCTTGACTTTCATCTCCCAGAATTGGAAGACCATCAGCGCTTTGCTCGAAACTGTTCTTCAAGCTCTAGTCAGTGGGACGTACGGCCAAGCCGTCGCAGGTCTCCAGGGTTTCATCTGCGTCCTGAAAGGACGAAATGACTGTGCCTTCAACCTGAGCTGGCTTGAGCAGCTCATCAGTTTCATGGAGACCAGGAACTGGAAACCCGTGGTCAGTCTGCACCCTGTGAGTGTGGAAAGCAATCAAAGAGATGCCGCGCTCTCTACGGGACGTTTTAAACCCTTCCTTGTGCCACCTGAGGTGCTTCGTGAGGAGCAGCTATTGTTGAACCAGTCGGGCACTGATTCGGAGAGCCTGGCTTCTATGCAGGCTCTGCTTCTTCAGGCTTTGTCAAGGTCAAGTGCAGGAGAAAGGGCAGTACAGTTCGCAGAGCGTAATCCTGGCCTCCTGAAGGGGTTGGATAACCTCAGACATGGGTTTCTGCACAATGTCGGTCGCAGTGTGTATGGTaatctgagaagaaaagtgTCGTATATGACCAAGGCACTGCTGGATGATGTCAGCAGCATGGTGGGCGAACCACAGTACAGTCACCATGGAAGATGTTCTGTAG GTGACCTCAGGCAGTTAATATTGTG GGGAATTAGACATAACTTGACATGGAATGCTCAAGCGATGGGTTTCAGGTCAGATGGGTTACCCAGCAGGCCGTCTTTGATGACTTGCCCCTCTACAGAGGAGGAAACAAGGACTTTAAAACCTCTGAACTCATCTAGAAGACCTAAACTTCACCAGTCCCAGCCAAAAGAGCAGAGAGCCCATGAGCAGAGCGATTCAGACCCCTCACCCTCAGCAGAGATTCTGGAAGCTGCCTGTAATGCCTCTATCCCTGGTCTCACTGGTGTCTCGAATTTTACTGTCTTTCTCTATTGTAATCTTTTCGATGGAGAGAGTGGCTCACAGGACCCTGAAGTCAACCATCTTGGTGTAGACCTGCACGCAGCTTGCTCCGACGCTGCTTGGTACCTCTCAGCAGCGGAGGAAGATTTTCTTTGGGTTCACGTTTGCAGCGAATTCTTCGCTCACGAGTTTAACAGAACAGTGTGTGCCAACTCTACATTCTGGCTGCAACATGCACATCAG GTAGAAGCTACAAGGGATTACCAGTACCTCAACCAATCAAGTATTGATGACCTCTGTCTTCAACTCTCCAATGATGTTTCAGTGGGTTCTCCTCCAGACGCTACTGAGGATTGTTTAACGCTACTAAGCAGCAAAACTCTAACCGCCCAAGATTTTAGAAGATGTTTTCTTCCCAATAACACAGCCCTTATTGCCTCTTTGTGTGGAAATGAGTCATCTCAAATACCTCAAGATGGGAGCTGGGCAGCAGAGTACTGCTCCAAGGTCATTCCTAATCAATCTCACAGTTCCCCCAAAGACAACTGTGATTACTTGAACTGGAAGGTAGAATATTTTATGAACACCACCGCCCTTGAGATCTGCAGCAGTAAAGCCGGTTTGAAGGACCACATTTGCAAAAACGCCACACTGTATCTTACATTGGTTCGTGAGCAGCCTTCGCTCTTAGACTACTGTTTGAATTCTGAAGACAAGCAGGGCGCCAAGTGTGTCCTCCAGAAGCTGTTTGACATGCTGCCAGCGCCCTATGACTTCGACACCTCTCAGCTTTGTGTGAACCCCTTGCCTATTCTGCAAGATGCCATTCATAAGCTCACTCTGTGTGAAGGAGCAGTGGATGAACGCACGGGTTGGTTAGCTACGGTGAGCTATGTGCTTAGAGTGTTGGATTTTGTGGTGGGGCTCTCAGCGGGTTTGGATGAAGGGGAACGAGAGGTGCGTCAGAGCCTGGGTCAGGCCATTCTGCTGTCCAGCCTCCAGGACAACGCTTCCTTCTGGGCTACGCTAAGACCTGATGCATCAATAAGTGTACTTCACACTGTTGCCGTCTTCCTGAAGAGAGAGCAAAACCACACCTTAAAAGAAGATCTTTTGAGCTGTTTCAGT CCTGTCCTGTGGGATCTCATTCAGAGGGAAGGCAACTCTTCtgctttaagatttttaatgcag GAGTACCTACAGATGCCTAGAGAGAGTATTCGCAGTGTAGTAATGTCGGCAGAAAAAGATGCTGTGAAAAGATTCCTTTCCCATGTTCATCAGAGTTGGGATCAACTTCAAGTGGAAACTAtacag GTTTCTCCAAAAGAACAAGAGGCCATGGAAACCATGACAGCTGCTTTCATTCACAAGTTTCCTCGTGTCACACCAGAGCTTTTCATCGACCTCTCCCAGTTTATACCGTACATGTCAGTCTCAGATATTATGACCTTCCCTGCCTCTCTCATGGTCAATGAAAGTGT ACTAATGGCCATTAGTGATCACAGCTCTGAGATGAAGTCTCCACAAAAACAAGCCTTTGTAAAACGCCTGTTGCAGTCCAGCGTAGCTGGAGATGTGCCTTCGTGGCCTCCTTACTTCCTCAGCTCCATTCTGCCTCTCCTTCCGCATCTCCCAGTCAGTCACTTTCAGCAGCTCACATCTCAACAA CTCACGCCCTTAATGGAGATGTTGGGGAACAGCAGTCTAGATGCCACAAGGGGGCGCCATGTGCTTCGTACTGTCTTCGGAAGGGCGAAGAACCTGACAAGTGACAACATAATGAG GTTAGGAGTTCTCATATGTTACCTGAACTCTGACGACTTACAACAGTTGTTGTCTTCATCGAAACTCTCACCTGTCCTGTGGCAGCAGTTGGCACAATGTGTATCAGAGGGACACGTCAGTGGAAGTGGCAGA CTGTCGCACTGGCTTGGCATGGcccttaaatctttaaatgCCAGTAACTTACCTGCTTCAGAAATGGCCTCCTTACAAGGTATGCTGCCACAAATGGGCGCTTCGTTTTTGGAGCCGCTGTCCTCAGATGAGTTGTTGGATCTGGTAACTCTGCCGGGTATGCCAACTTTCCCACCTGCACAG gCATTCCAGATACTGAACAAAATAGCAGAAGAAACAAAT TTCAGTGCCAACACGCTATGCAGACTGAAGCCGTTGTTTACTGGTCTGGGGCCTTCTTTCTTGAGAAAACTGGTTGTTCTTGAGTCTACACCTGATTGTCAGTGTTGGAGTTTAATGCTGGCTGACCTGCAACCTGCTTATCAAGTGATGGTTCATTTTGCACTCCAACAG GCTCTGGAACGCACGTCTACAAATATAACACAGCAGTTGCAATGTCTTCTACCATTTGTGTCCTTGAAGAAATTAATGTCAGATCTAGACGGAGAAACGGTCCTTCATCACATATCAGTGTATAAGCACATGCCTTGGTCTCACCAGCAG GCTCAAATGCTGTTCAAAATGATTCAGCGGACCATAAACATCACAGGAGAGTCAATACT AGATTTAGGTCGTATTGCTGGTGGCATGAGCTGTGAATGGCTGAAGCTTTGGGTAAATGAGTCAGGCTTTTCTGAATTGTTGCAATTCATCACTAAGTTGCCTGGAGGACTTAGACCTGGTTTG AGGAAATGCATTGTGGTGGAGCTACAGAAAAGGCCTGATATTGATCTAAATGACTTGGAACCCTCATTTGCTGCAAGATTACC GCTGACCATGATGGAGCACCTGTCTAACGCCTCACTCATAAGTGTACTGGACCATGTTCGACAAGACTTTATTGACTTTCTTCAGCTACCACGACACAAGCAAACAGCCCTAGCAGAGAAAGCTATCGATGTACTT GGCATCTCTGAAAATGGCCTCACCGGGGCCTCCATGGACATGCTCGGTCCTTTTCTGCCTTTCCTGGACAGGGATGTGTTAGCTCACGTGGACCAAGAGGCTCTGAAACTGCGACTGGAGGAACTGAAACAATACTGCCTGCCCTCTGACACTTTCAGACAAATAGCAGCTTTGCTCACAGAGAGAAGCATGCTGGG AGATCCGAAAACATGGACGGTTGGTGATGTCGAGCATGTGGGTAGACTTTTGTTCACCCTTTCACCTCAGCAGATAAGATCCCTACCACTA GGCGATTTAGGCAAAGACACAGTTGAGCAGATCCTTATGAGCCAGTGGCTTTGGAAAAACAGCGAAGTGGGAAAGGCTTGTATGGACCTGAAAGGACTACGAGAAAAGATGAACGGTCTCACCCACAGGATCGTTAAAGGTCGATGGTGGATGAGAAGGG GGCCCGTTCCAAGCTGTGCAGACATTAAAGGGACGTTTCCATCGGCCTGGAGGTCCTATCagctgaacagaatgaagaagaGGGAGCTGAAGACGTGCGTTGAGTTCATCGGTCAAGACGATGCACTTGACGCCGAGCAACGTGAAGCACTTTGGATGGAACTCAGACCA GTGTATAAACCAGTGAAGCAGCTTAAACCAGAACAGGTGTTGGAACTGGGTTGTATAGTGACCGAAATGGGAGAAAGAGAGCTACAGGCTATCAACTTCTCCAATCTGGCTGTGGTGGCCCATCTTGGGGACCTCGATGGGTGGAGTGCAAAGAAA ATGAGAGCAGTTGTCCTTGGTGTAATGAAGCGACTTAAACAAAAGCCTGAAGAACTTGGTGTGGTGGAGCTTGTTTCCTTTGGACATCTGCTTTGTGGCTTCAGCTCCTCTGAAATTTCCCGTTTAGACCCGTTCAACTTGAG CGTGGCCGCTTTGTTTCTGGGGGAGATGGTACTGCCATGTTCTGAGCAGCAGACCGAGGTGCTGACGTCACGCCTATCCAATCCTCTGGGCTTTGGTCCAGTCAGCAGCTGGGGCTCTGAGGTCTTCACTGAGATTGGGACTTTGGCAG CTGGGCTGGAGGATATGGTATTGTCTGCACTAATAAAAGAGCAAGTGGAAGGACTTACACCAGCAGCAATAACCCTGATACCTCCGAGAAAATTCGCT GTGGTATTCAGTGCCACGCAGCTGTCTTGGCTGAACACTGAACAAGCGTGTGCCGTGACAGAGGAGCAGTGGGCGGAATTAGACAGTGAACAAAGACAAGCACTTGGCATGGCCCAATATGAAGGCGAACTCATGCTTGAGCACAGAG GCAGGAACCAGGCTCCATTGTTACAGTTTGCCGGCAGcttcagaaaatgtttattacTTTTTGTCTGTACATTGTGGATACTATTATAA